A single uncultured Methanolobus sp. DNA region contains:
- a CDS encoding DUF3696 domain-containing protein: MFKKLKIENFKIWQDTGNIRMAPITLFFGTNSSGKSSIGQFLMMLKQTVESPDRKAVFYPGGKNSAVQLGSYKEMVFHRNPELKMSFEYQWEIIDTLKIKDSLSGTTYSGDALTFNSQIGLDTKDQQSLLVDNFKYIITDKNNNISMSIGMKRRPESKSEYKVESSKYVLKRKQGRGWSPGAPVRFYGFPDEVVAYHQNADFVQELNLLHEKLFRSLFYLGPLRTRAERLYSWTGIEPESVGYSGENTVAAILAARNRRISLGYKRPTKPFEEIIALKLKDMELIEDFKVNPISEQRQEYEVKIRTKGSKDWVDLPDVGIGVSQVLPVLVQCFYAPANSIIIMEQPEIHLHPSAQAALADVIIDVISSREDGKDRNIQLIIETHSEHFLRRLQRRIAENKVLQDNVSAYFASVSKAPAKLESLRIDEYGNIFNWPENFFGDEMGDITGQAKAAMEKRIQMSKTKEDILNE, encoded by the coding sequence ATGTTCAAAAAATTAAAAATAGAAAATTTCAAAATTTGGCAAGACACTGGTAATATCCGAATGGCTCCGATAACGCTTTTTTTTGGTACAAACAGTTCAGGAAAATCAAGCATTGGTCAGTTTTTGATGATGCTAAAGCAAACTGTAGAGTCACCTGATAGGAAAGCTGTCTTTTATCCAGGTGGGAAGAATTCCGCAGTCCAGCTCGGATCATATAAAGAAATGGTGTTTCACCGTAATCCTGAATTAAAAATGTCTTTTGAATACCAATGGGAAATCATAGACACATTAAAAATCAAAGATTCTCTCTCAGGAACAACTTATTCAGGTGATGCTTTAACATTTAATTCGCAAATAGGATTAGATACGAAAGATCAACAGTCATTGCTAGTAGACAATTTCAAATATATTATCACTGACAAAAATAACAATATTAGTATGTCCATTGGAATGAAACGCCGCCCTGAAAGTAAATCTGAATATAAAGTAGAAAGCAGCAAATATGTTCTGAAAAGAAAGCAAGGGCGCGGATGGTCTCCTGGTGCGCCTGTAAGGTTCTATGGTTTTCCTGATGAAGTTGTTGCTTACCATCAAAATGCAGATTTTGTCCAGGAACTCAATCTCCTACATGAAAAACTGTTTCGCTCTCTCTTTTATCTTGGACCATTAAGAACAAGGGCTGAAAGACTGTACTCGTGGACAGGCATCGAACCTGAAAGTGTTGGATACTCGGGTGAAAACACAGTAGCAGCCATTCTTGCAGCTCGTAACCGCAGGATTAGTTTAGGCTACAAGCGACCTACAAAACCCTTTGAAGAAATTATTGCACTAAAGCTAAAAGACATGGAATTAATCGAAGATTTTAAAGTAAATCCAATATCAGAACAAAGACAGGAATATGAAGTGAAGATTCGCACCAAAGGTTCGAAAGACTGGGTTGATCTTCCCGATGTAGGAATTGGAGTGTCACAAGTTCTACCTGTTCTGGTTCAATGTTTTTATGCACCTGCAAATTCGATTATCATTATGGAACAACCGGAAATTCATCTTCATCCAAGTGCTCAGGCAGCACTGGCAGATGTAATTATTGACGTGATCAGTTCACGAGAGGACGGTAAAGATAGAAACATACAGTTAATAATTGAAACTCACTCTGAACATTTCCTAAGGCGTTTACAAAGGCGGATTGCTGAAAATAAAGTTCTTCAAGATAATGTATCTGCTTATTTTGCCAGTGTTTCTAAAGCTCCTGCAAAATTGGAATCACTTCGAATAGATGAGTATGGTAATATCTTTAATTGGCCGGAAAACTTTTTCGGTGATGAGATGGGGGATATTACCGGGCAAGCCAAAGCTGCGATGGAAAAACGTATCCAAATGAGCAAAACAAAGGAGGATATTCTTAATGAGTAA
- a CDS encoding DUF3644 domain-containing protein, with amino-acid sequence MPREKRDVKELKERAINSLVLAIELFNRPHENARSEATLILLHHSFEMLLKAIIKNETGTVHARDDKYSYGFDKCLEVAQSEIKIISKDERATLSILDAHRDTAVHYYQDVSEDLLYLQCQAAVTLFDDILSKSFGMKLADFIPERVLPISTRPPKDIQLLIDSEFTQIDELLGDGNRKGLQAIARLRPLMALATASRDSAERISEKELHQAIHRRKSGEEWKVIFPEIAQLRIATEGGGVPISLRIHKEGYPIRIAADGEEALIVRDRDWFDKYSLSITDIADKLNKTVPKTRAYMFELNLWDDPEMYGEKRIKSQTYKRYTQKALDAFRFAVTQYSEEEMWEKHKDKVSGRIK; translated from the coding sequence GTGCCTAGGGAAAAGCGTGATGTAAAAGAGCTTAAAGAAAGAGCTATCAATTCACTTGTACTTGCAATCGAGTTATTTAATAGACCTCATGAAAATGCTCGTTCAGAGGCAACGCTTATTCTTTTACATCATTCATTTGAAATGCTCTTGAAGGCTATTATCAAAAATGAAACAGGAACTGTTCATGCAAGAGATGACAAATATTCATATGGTTTTGATAAATGTCTTGAAGTTGCACAATCAGAAATCAAGATAATTTCTAAAGATGAGAGAGCCACTCTTTCAATACTTGATGCACATAGAGATACGGCAGTTCACTACTACCAAGATGTGTCTGAAGATTTGCTTTATCTTCAATGCCAGGCAGCAGTTACTTTGTTCGATGACATATTAAGTAAATCATTTGGAATGAAACTTGCGGACTTTATACCAGAGCGTGTACTGCCGATTTCAACCAGACCTCCGAAGGATATCCAACTTTTAATAGATAGCGAATTTACTCAAATAGATGAACTTCTGGGAGATGGAAATCGTAAAGGATTACAGGCAATTGCAAGATTAAGACCATTAATGGCTCTTGCGACAGCAAGTCGTGATTCTGCAGAACGTATAAGTGAAAAAGAACTTCATCAAGCAATTCACCGGCGTAAATCAGGTGAAGAGTGGAAAGTAATATTTCCAGAAATTGCCCAGCTCAGGATCGCAACAGAGGGTGGTGGTGTTCCAATTTCACTACGCATTCACAAAGAAGGATATCCTATTCGAATTGCAGCTGATGGTGAGGAGGCACTGATTGTAAGAGATAGAGACTGGTTTGATAAATACAGTCTATCTATCACAGACATTGCTGACAAACTTAACAAAACAGTTCCAAAAACCAGAGCATATATGTTTGAGCTCAATCTATGGGATGATCCAGAGATGTACGGTGAAAAAAGAATTAAGTCTCAAACTTATAAACGTTATACACAGAAAGCTTTGGATGCTTTTCGGTTTGCTGTCACTCAGTATTCGGAAGAGGAAATGTGGGAAAAACATAAAGACAAAGTATCAGGTCGCATAAAGTGA
- a CDS encoding DNA methyltransferase, producing MTDTTLYDNFSEGSSNSPKQVTCLGMTFESEEERRNYFTEKLREKLQDPEFRKIEGFPIGSDEDILHLSDPPYYTACPNPWIADFINEWDAEKPEKPADYKYHREPFAADVSEGKNDPIYNAHSYHTKVPHKAIMRYILHYTEPGDIVFDGFCGTGMTGVAAQMCGDHKTVESLGYQVKPDGTIMQQETGDDGKTRWVPFSKLGVRRAVLNDLSPAATFIAYNYNTPVDAKAFEKEATRILKQVEEECGWMYETKHTDGRIGKINYTVWSDVFVCPECTGEVVFWDAAMDKQAGKVKDDFSCPHCSSKLTKRNMERAWITKFDSTIKETVRQAKQIPVQINYSVEKKRYEKIPDEFDFELISKIENNEIPYWLPFSDVPDGYNTRQPKKSHGITHMHHFFTKRNLWILASLFEKSYSLSLKLVITGILQISSKQSSFRYDSRNPQNTAGGILKGTLYIPSLSREGSIFENYKRRLNSIISGLNGINSAVNCKVVGTVSFEKILLDDNSLDYGFIDPPFGSNINYSELNSTWESWLNVWTNNIPEAIENSIQNKGPNEYRQLMTSCFKEAYRVLKPGRWITVEFSNTKASVWNSIQTSLFEAGFIIANVSALDKKQGSFKAVTTPTAVKQDLVISAYKPNGSFEERFQEEAATEEGVWDFVRTHLEYLPVTKIQDGLLQLIPERDPRILFDQMVAYYVRKGYRVPVSSQEFQVGLGQRFIERDGMYFLPEQAAEYDRKKLNSGQLIQTKLFVSDEASAIQWLRQLLKEKPQTFQDINPQFMQELGGWNKNEEQLDLRELLNQNFLKYDGFGDVPSQIHSYLSTNWQEMRNLQKNDSALIAKAKDRWYVPAPNKAADLEKLRERSLLKEFEEYRQVKKKLKVFRMEAVRAGFKKAWQERDYSTIIKMADLIPNNVLEEDPKLLMWYDQAVTRVGGEA from the coding sequence ATGACTGATACCACTTTATATGACAATTTCTCCGAAGGCAGCAGCAACTCTCCAAAGCAGGTCACCTGTCTCGGAATGACCTTCGAAAGTGAAGAGGAACGCCGTAATTACTTCACCGAGAAGCTGCGTGAAAAACTGCAGGACCCGGAGTTCCGCAAGATAGAAGGCTTTCCCATAGGCTCGGATGAAGACATCCTGCACCTGAGCGACCCACCATACTACACCGCCTGCCCAAATCCCTGGATTGCAGATTTCATCAACGAATGGGATGCAGAAAAGCCAGAAAAACCTGCAGATTACAAGTACCACAGGGAACCCTTTGCAGCCGATGTGAGCGAAGGCAAGAACGATCCGATTTACAATGCCCATTCATATCATACAAAAGTACCTCACAAAGCCATCATGCGATATATTCTCCACTACACAGAACCCGGAGACATAGTCTTTGATGGCTTCTGCGGCACAGGTATGACAGGTGTGGCTGCACAGATGTGTGGCGACCACAAGACTGTGGAATCACTTGGTTACCAGGTCAAACCTGATGGTACCATCATGCAGCAAGAGACCGGTGATGATGGAAAGACCCGCTGGGTTCCTTTCTCAAAGCTTGGTGTGCGCAGAGCTGTTCTGAATGACTTATCTCCGGCAGCGACTTTTATTGCTTACAATTACAACACTCCTGTAGATGCGAAAGCATTTGAAAAAGAAGCAACGCGCATTCTAAAGCAAGTTGAAGAAGAATGCGGATGGATGTACGAGACCAAGCATACTGATGGCAGGATAGGGAAGATTAACTATACTGTTTGGTCGGATGTGTTTGTTTGTCCAGAATGTACAGGGGAAGTTGTGTTCTGGGATGCTGCGATGGATAAACAAGCGGGCAAGGTCAAAGATGATTTTTCTTGTCCACATTGTTCTAGTAAGCTCACCAAAAGAAATATGGAAAGGGCTTGGATAACAAAGTTTGATTCAACAATTAAGGAAACTGTAAGGCAGGCAAAGCAAATTCCTGTGCAGATTAATTATTCTGTTGAAAAAAAACGTTATGAAAAAATTCCTGATGAATTTGACTTTGAATTAATCAGTAAAATTGAAAATAACGAGATTCCATACTGGTTGCCCTTTTCAGATGTTCCTGACGGGTATAATACTCGGCAACCAAAAAAGTCTCATGGAATTACACATATGCATCATTTCTTTACTAAAAGGAATTTGTGGATACTTGCTTCATTATTTGAAAAAAGTTACTCGCTGTCATTAAAGCTAGTAATTACAGGAATTCTTCAGATTAGTTCTAAACAATCAAGTTTCAGATATGATTCTCGAAACCCTCAGAACACCGCGGGTGGTATTTTAAAAGGCACTCTTTATATCCCTTCGCTCTCAAGAGAGGGGTCAATATTTGAAAACTACAAACGCCGCTTGAACTCTATAATATCGGGCTTGAATGGTATCAATTCAGCCGTTAATTGTAAAGTTGTTGGAACAGTATCCTTTGAGAAAATTTTATTAGATGATAATTCATTGGATTATGGTTTTATCGATCCACCTTTTGGTTCTAATATTAACTACTCCGAGCTAAATAGTACATGGGAGTCGTGGCTCAATGTTTGGACAAATAATATTCCAGAAGCTATAGAAAATAGTATTCAGAATAAAGGTCCTAATGAATACCGTCAACTAATGACATCCTGTTTCAAGGAAGCATACCGCGTGCTCAAACCGGGACGATGGATAACTGTTGAGTTCTCCAACACAAAAGCTTCTGTATGGAATAGTATTCAGACATCACTATTTGAAGCAGGTTTCATAATAGCTAATGTATCAGCTCTCGATAAAAAGCAAGGTAGTTTTAAAGCAGTAACGACACCAACAGCCGTTAAACAAGACCTTGTAATCTCTGCCTACAAACCCAACGGTAGCTTTGAAGAACGTTTCCAAGAAGAAGCAGCAACTGAAGAAGGAGTATGGGACTTTGTTCGAACTCATTTGGAATACCTGCCTGTCACTAAAATCCAAGATGGTTTGTTGCAACTGATACCAGAACGTGACCCACGTATTCTCTTCGACCAGATGGTAGCCTATTATGTTCGTAAAGGATATCGTGTGCCAGTATCAAGCCAAGAGTTCCAGGTAGGTCTTGGGCAGCGATTTATTGAACGTGATGGCATGTACTTCCTGCCAGAGCAAGCTGCAGAGTACGACCGCAAGAAGCTGAATTCAGGGCAACTTATACAGACCAAACTTTTCGTGTCTGACGAGGCTTCTGCAATCCAGTGGTTACGTCAGCTTCTCAAAGAAAAACCACAGACGTTCCAAGATATCAATCCGCAGTTCATGCAGGAGCTTGGTGGATGGAATAAGAACGAAGAGCAACTAGACCTTAGAGAACTTCTGAACCAGAATTTCCTGAAATACGATGGTTTTGGGGATGTACCAAGTCAGATTCACAGTTATCTTTCTACCAACTGGCAGGAGATGCGTAACCTCCAGAAAAATGATTCTGCATTGATAGCTAAGGCTAAGGATAGATGGTATGTGCCAGCTCCCAACAAGGCGGCTGACTTGGAGAAATTGCGTGAAAGATCGCTGCTGAAAGAATTTGAAGAGTACAGGCAGGTTAAGAAGAAGCTAAAGGTGTTCAGAATGGAAGCTGTACGGGCTGGATTTAAGAAAGCCTGGCAGGAGAGAGATTATTCTACAATCATTAAGATGGCTGATTTAATACCAAATAATGTTCTGGAAGAAGATCCAAAGCTGTTGATGTGGTATGATCAGGCTGTGACAAGGGTTGGAGGGGAAGCCTAA
- a CDS encoding PDDEXK nuclease domain-containing protein — translation MAANERELEEVNVLYSEIRSVLQNARNNAYQVINFSMVQAYWQIGYLIVEHEQRGEARAEYGKAVLSDLSSRLTNEFGKGFDSSNLRYMRQFYLKFSKCGAVRHKSLPDVKCDAMGHESVEIGYELRPELSWTHYRLLLRVENEKAREWYMHEAAEQHWSTRQLDRQISTLYYDRLLASRDKVAVRQEAREKLVQIQPEEFIRDPYVLEFLNLKDYPGLRENVLETAIIDNLQSFLLELGKGFSFVARQKRIRFEDTDFYVDLVFYNYILKCFVLIDLKIGALTHQDIGQMDSYVRMYEDKFKLEGDNPTVGLILCSEKNEAIAKYSVLNESKQLFASKYMMYLPSEEELERELKRERNILEDRKVIEK, via the coding sequence ATGGCGGCAAATGAACGTGAATTAGAAGAAGTTAATGTACTTTATAGTGAAATACGTTCAGTTTTACAAAATGCCCGGAATAATGCTTATCAGGTCATCAATTTTTCGATGGTGCAGGCATATTGGCAGATCGGATACCTGATCGTTGAACATGAGCAGAGAGGAGAAGCACGTGCAGAATACGGTAAAGCTGTGTTAAGTGACCTTTCCTCCCGGCTTACAAATGAGTTCGGAAAAGGATTTGATTCATCCAATCTCAGATACATGCGGCAGTTCTACCTGAAGTTCTCAAAATGTGGCGCAGTGCGTCACAAATCTCTGCCCGATGTCAAATGTGACGCAATGGGTCACGAATCTGTTGAAATCGGTTATGAGTTAAGACCAGAACTGTCATGGACCCACTACAGGTTGCTTTTGCGCGTGGAGAATGAAAAGGCCCGTGAATGGTATATGCATGAGGCGGCTGAGCAGCACTGGTCTACCCGGCAACTGGACCGGCAGATATCCACGTTGTATTATGACCGCCTGCTTGCAAGCAGGGATAAGGTGGCTGTGCGTCAGGAAGCCCGGGAAAAGTTAGTGCAGATACAGCCTGAAGAGTTCATCCGTGATCCATATGTTCTGGAGTTCCTGAACCTGAAGGATTATCCGGGACTGCGGGAGAATGTTCTGGAAACGGCTATTATTGACAACCTGCAAAGTTTCCTCCTCGAGCTTGGGAAAGGTTTTTCCTTTGTTGCCAGGCAAAAGAGGATACGTTTTGAGGATACGGATTTTTACGTGGACCTGGTGTTCTACAATTATATCCTTAAGTGTTTTGTACTGATTGACCTGAAGATAGGAGCATTAACGCATCAGGATATCGGACAGATGGACAGCTATGTCCGCATGTATGAGGATAAGTTCAAGTTAGAGGGCGATAACCCGACAGTTGGACTTATTCTGTGCTCTGAAAAGAATGAAGCTATCGCCAAGTATTCCGTTCTGAACGAGAGCAAGCAGCTTTTCGCTTCGAAATATATGATGTACCTGCCTTCAGAAGAGGAGCTGGAGAGGGAACTCAAACGTGAACGCAATATCCTTGAAGACCGAAAGGTGATCGAAAAATGA
- a CDS encoding DUF6079 family protein has protein sequence MKYEDLIQFDPIESVVQLRDADKSNAAHHLVNTYVISDEMAERLTNLVIPQLQFDKPIDNKGILVVGNYGTGKSHLMSVISSLAEDDSLLDSLNHKDVADSAKQIAGRFKVIRTEIGSSIMSLRDILIAELEEKLEKLEINYVFPEAGQVISHKRAFEEMMTAFHQVYPDHGLLLVVDELLDYLRTRKDQELILDLNFLREVGEVCKDLRFRFMAGVQEAIFDSPRFAFVADSIRRVKDRFEQVVIARSDVKFVVSERLLKKTAEQQAQIRDYLTPFAKYYGGLNERMDEFVRLFPVHPDYIDTFERVRIIEKREVLKTLSKEMKSIMGNEVPEDWPGIISFDSYWNILKQNASFRAIPEVRAVVDCSQVLESRIQQAFTRPVYKPMALRLIHALSVHRLTTGDIYATLGATAEELRDSLLLFEPMINEMGSDDPDKDLQTHVETVLREIHKTVNGQFISFNQENRQFYLDLKKTDDFDALIEKRAETFDDSQLDRYYYEALKRVMECTDSTYVTGYKIWQHELEWRERRASRTGYLFFGSPDERSTAVPQRDFYLYFIQVFDFSAKLSRYINEKNPDEVFFRLKGTDDEFQSALKGYAAAQDLASTSSGHAKATYESKANGFLKKLVQWLQKHMTDAFEVTYQGRTKLMTEWAKGKSIKGLSGSTQESVNFRDLVNTIAGLCLEPRFTDQAPEYPFFSVMITGSNREQAAQDALRAISGQNRTKQATAVLDALELLDGERIDSHRSRYAKFILDTFKTKGHGQVVNRSEIIFDDHGLEYMDQGAARLEPEWVAVVLAALVYSGDIVLSIPGNKFDATGLQKLAATSMDDLTRFKHIEQPKEWNLPALKALFELLGMPEGMAQLVTQGKDEPVQNLQNAVEKIVRRIVTAQQIMREGVTFWGMNLITATDLANQSDGIDKAKVFFESLQVYSTPGKLKNFRYDAQEISSHEKAVNALDDLESLREFAMNHGSIISWLTTAETALPADHPWVDRLKAIHKDITTDLQQANLSALSGKSQEINTKLQQLKQEYVNIYISLHTKSRLGANGDKQKAALMNDARLHTLVKLAGIDLMPRQQLTDFQNKLAGLKSCFNLTEKDLNSSPVCPHCQFRPSIEGEVQASVLLDQMDAQLDQIIDQWTATLLNNLEDPVMQANVNELLHEDSRKLVQDFISTKELPQPLNNDFVLTVKTVLAGLQKIPVKKSELVEKLAEIGPASPAELKSLLNDYVDSLTRGKDPAKVRIVLE, from the coding sequence ATGAAGTATGAAGATCTTATCCAATTCGATCCAATTGAATCAGTGGTTCAGTTACGAGATGCTGATAAGTCCAATGCGGCTCATCATTTAGTAAATACCTATGTAATTTCCGACGAAATGGCAGAGAGACTTACTAATCTCGTCATTCCTCAATTACAATTCGATAAGCCAATAGATAATAAAGGAATATTGGTAGTGGGTAATTATGGTACAGGTAAATCTCATTTAATGTCAGTTATTTCCAGCCTTGCCGAAGACGATTCATTGTTAGATTCACTGAACCATAAAGATGTTGCAGATTCTGCTAAACAAATTGCCGGAAGGTTCAAAGTAATTCGTACCGAAATTGGCTCATCTATCATGTCGCTACGTGATATTCTGATAGCAGAACTTGAGGAGAAACTTGAAAAATTAGAAATCAATTATGTTTTTCCTGAAGCAGGCCAAGTGATCAGCCATAAAAGAGCCTTTGAAGAAATGATGACAGCTTTCCACCAGGTGTATCCAGATCATGGACTGCTTCTGGTTGTGGATGAACTCCTGGATTATTTACGTACCCGTAAAGATCAGGAATTAATTCTTGATCTGAATTTCCTGAGAGAAGTAGGTGAGGTTTGCAAAGACCTGCGCTTCCGCTTCATGGCTGGTGTGCAGGAAGCTATATTTGATAGTCCACGTTTTGCATTTGTAGCTGACAGTATTCGCAGAGTGAAGGATCGCTTTGAGCAGGTTGTAATTGCACGCAGTGATGTCAAATTTGTTGTTTCCGAGCGGCTGCTTAAGAAAACTGCTGAACAGCAGGCACAGATTCGCGATTATCTGACTCCTTTTGCCAAGTACTATGGTGGACTCAATGAAAGAATGGACGAATTTGTCCGCCTTTTCCCGGTACACCCTGATTACATTGATACATTTGAGCGTGTCAGGATAATTGAAAAACGCGAAGTTCTCAAAACGCTCTCTAAGGAAATGAAATCCATAATGGGTAACGAAGTGCCTGAAGATTGGCCCGGCATAATCTCTTTTGATAGTTATTGGAACATCTTGAAGCAAAATGCATCTTTCCGTGCGATTCCAGAGGTAAGGGCAGTAGTAGACTGCAGTCAGGTTTTAGAGTCCCGAATACAGCAGGCTTTTACCAGACCCGTTTATAAGCCAATGGCTTTGCGTCTGATACATGCCTTATCTGTGCACCGCCTTACAACAGGGGATATATACGCAACCCTTGGTGCTACGGCTGAAGAGCTCCGTGATAGTCTATTACTTTTTGAGCCAATGATAAACGAGATGGGTAGTGATGATCCAGATAAAGACCTTCAAACCCATGTTGAAACTGTTCTGCGTGAGATCCATAAGACCGTCAATGGACAATTCATTTCCTTTAATCAGGAGAACAGGCAGTTCTATCTCGATCTTAAGAAGACCGATGATTTTGATGCTCTGATCGAAAAGCGAGCAGAGACATTTGATGATTCACAGCTTGATCGTTACTACTATGAAGCACTTAAAAGAGTAATGGAGTGCACAGACTCGACATATGTGACAGGTTATAAAATATGGCAGCATGAGCTTGAATGGCGGGAACGCAGAGCTTCGCGGACAGGATATCTGTTCTTCGGTTCTCCGGATGAGCGGTCTACTGCCGTGCCTCAGCGTGATTTCTATCTGTATTTCATTCAAGTCTTCGATTTTAGTGCTAAGCTATCGCGCTATATCAATGAAAAGAATCCTGATGAGGTGTTCTTCCGTCTGAAAGGAACAGATGACGAGTTCCAGTCAGCACTAAAAGGATATGCTGCTGCTCAGGATCTTGCTTCCACATCCTCGGGTCATGCCAAAGCTACCTATGAGTCAAAAGCAAATGGATTCCTGAAGAAGCTTGTACAATGGCTGCAGAAACATATGACTGATGCTTTTGAAGTAACGTATCAGGGACGTACTAAGTTAATGACCGAGTGGGCAAAAGGGAAGTCAATCAAAGGACTATCTGGTTCAACGCAAGAGAGTGTCAATTTCCGTGATCTGGTCAACACTATTGCCGGCCTGTGCCTGGAACCACGTTTCACGGACCAGGCACCTGAGTATCCATTCTTCTCAGTTATGATTACCGGAAGTAATCGTGAACAAGCTGCACAGGATGCTTTGAGGGCTATCTCAGGTCAAAATCGTACCAAGCAAGCGACTGCTGTTCTTGATGCTTTGGAACTGCTGGATGGAGAGAGAATAGACTCTCACAGATCCAGATATGCTAAATTCATTCTCGATACCTTTAAAACAAAGGGCCATGGACAAGTTGTGAACCGCAGTGAAATCATATTTGATGACCATGGACTTGAATATATGGACCAGGGAGCTGCAAGGCTCGAACCTGAATGGGTGGCAGTCGTTCTTGCAGCACTCGTATATTCCGGCGATATAGTGCTGTCTATCCCCGGAAATAAGTTTGATGCCACAGGGCTTCAGAAATTAGCTGCCACTTCTATGGACGATCTGACCCGCTTCAAGCATATAGAACAACCCAAGGAATGGAATTTGCCAGCACTTAAAGCACTTTTCGAGCTTCTGGGTATGCCGGAGGGAATGGCACAGCTCGTTACACAGGGCAAGGACGAGCCTGTTCAGAATCTCCAGAATGCCGTGGAAAAGATTGTCAGACGTATCGTCACTGCACAACAGATCATGCGCGAAGGTGTTACATTCTGGGGAATGAATCTAATTACTGCTACTGATCTTGCTAATCAGAGTGATGGAATAGACAAGGCAAAAGTATTCTTTGAATCTTTGCAGGTTTACTCAACACCTGGAAAACTTAAGAATTTCCGCTATGATGCACAAGAAATATCTTCCCACGAAAAAGCAGTTAATGCATTGGATGATCTTGAGTCTCTGCGCGAGTTTGCGATGAATCATGGTTCTATCATTTCATGGCTGACAACAGCAGAGACTGCATTACCTGCTGACCATCCGTGGGTTGACCGTTTGAAAGCAATTCACAAAGATATCACGACCGATCTACAGCAGGCAAATCTTTCTGCACTATCCGGTAAATCACAGGAAATAAACACTAAGCTGCAACAGCTTAAGCAGGAATACGTTAATATATACATATCATTACACACCAAGTCACGTCTTGGTGCAAATGGTGATAAGCAAAAAGCGGCTTTGATGAATGATGCTCGTCTGCACACTTTAGTCAAACTGGCAGGTATTGATCTCATGCCAAGGCAACAGCTTACTGATTTCCAGAACAAGCTGGCAGGTCTTAAGAGCTGTTTCAATCTTACGGAAAAGGATCTCAATTCCAGTCCTGTATGTCCGCATTGCCAATTCAGGCCATCGATAGAGGGTGAGGTTCAGGCATCGGTTCTATTGGACCAAATGGATGCCCAGTTGGACCAGATCATTGATCAGTGGACTGCAACGCTTCTAAATAATCTGGAAGATCCAGTCATGCAGGCAAATGTGAATGAGCTTCTTCATGAAGATTCCAGAAAGCTGGTACAGGATTTCATTTCTACAAAGGAGCTGCCACAGCCGTTGAATAATGATTTTGTACTGACTGTCAAGACCGTTCTGGCTGGTCTGCAGAAGATTCCGGTGAAGAAATCCGAACTGGTTGAAAAGCTTGCAGAAATTGGACCAGCGAGCCCGGCTGAGCTCAAGAGCCTGCTCAATGACTATGTGGACAGTCTCACAAGAGGCAAAGACCCGGCTAAAGTAAGGATAGTGCTGGAGTGA
- the brxF gene encoding BREX-3 system P-loop-containing protein BrxF — protein sequence MVYTIQDELKNYLKDTGNLYYKLILLVGKAGSGKTAVLKDVAEELDVPVININLSLSEQLVELTPKQRSLRISQILEDIIDKNSSIQILDNIELFFDKRLKLDPLRILQKISRNHVIIASWNGHLEDGKLIYAEPCHVEYRSYDIDDILIVEMENSSNRLNNNDQR from the coding sequence ATGGTGTATACAATTCAAGATGAGTTAAAAAACTATCTGAAAGATACGGGTAATTTATATTATAAGCTCATTCTGTTAGTAGGGAAAGCAGGATCAGGTAAAACAGCTGTTCTTAAAGATGTTGCAGAAGAACTTGATGTACCGGTAATTAATATTAATCTGAGTCTTTCGGAACAATTAGTTGAGTTGACACCAAAGCAACGTTCTCTGCGTATATCTCAAATTTTGGAGGATATTATTGATAAAAACTCCTCTATTCAAATTCTGGACAACATTGAACTTTTTTTTGATAAAAGATTAAAGTTGGATCCTCTCAGAATTCTGCAAAAAATCTCAAGAAATCACGTCATTATAGCATCATGGAATGGTCATTTAGAAGATGGAAAGCTGATATATGCTGAGCCTTGCCATGTAGAATATAGAAGCTATGATATAGACGACATATTAATCGTGGAAATGGAAAACAGCAGCAATAGACTTAATAATAATGACCAAAGGTAG